A DNA window from Candidatus Bathyarchaeota archaeon contains the following coding sequences:
- a CDS encoding ATP-grasp domain-containing protein: protein MKSAIKFLVLGLVDVASITQSANKVGRSVYTIDLFGDLDTKKHSKQSLSILQEYGKIPLKDLELSDAFLKLTKKLLKDNDIDAILLSSGLDDEGQLLQSLHDLVPILGNEPEKIDGVRNKHNFFNELRKLKIQFPETKFVSNLNEGLLASRDIGFPLVIKPTKGYGGIGIKMCKDRKDLQDFLNNKSDGKWIIQKYMPGTPASISIIADGTKSKILSLNEQLLGIKEFGQREDFGFSGNIVPLWTDRNLLQRCEELTDKIVAKFGLKGSNGIDIIISDQSDEINIIEINPRFQASLECIERYLGVNLVDLHLKACNHGELPTNLNRSQSKFVGRTILYAKSNIRVLNLVQFDFIRDIPSSGSEIPEGEPICSVIIGSSSREECLQETKNYAKMIYDGAIQ from the coding sequence ATGAAATCCGCAATAAAATTTCTAGTTCTTGGATTGGTTGATGTAGCTAGCATTACGCAATCTGCAAATAAAGTTGGACGTAGTGTGTATACAATAGATCTTTTTGGGGATTTAGATACAAAAAAACATTCGAAACAAAGTCTATCAATCTTGCAGGAGTATGGAAAAATTCCGCTTAAAGATCTTGAACTCTCAGACGCATTTCTCAAATTAACCAAGAAACTATTAAAAGATAACGATATTGATGCCATCTTACTTTCTAGTGGACTTGATGATGAAGGTCAATTGCTTCAAAGTCTGCATGATCTAGTTCCCATACTCGGAAATGAACCTGAAAAAATTGATGGGGTAAGAAATAAACATAATTTTTTTAATGAGCTTAGAAAGTTAAAAATCCAATTTCCTGAAACTAAATTCGTTAGTAATCTAAATGAAGGATTGCTAGCATCTCGGGACATAGGATTTCCTTTGGTGATAAAACCTACCAAAGGATATGGTGGAATCGGTATTAAAATGTGTAAAGATAGAAAAGATCTACAGGATTTCCTTAATAATAAATCAGATGGTAAATGGATTATTCAAAAATATATGCCCGGTACTCCTGCCAGTATTTCTATCATAGCAGATGGAACAAAGTCTAAAATCTTATCACTGAATGAGCAATTGCTTGGGATTAAAGAATTTGGGCAAAGAGAGGATTTTGGTTTTTCAGGAAATATTGTTCCATTATGGACTGATAGAAATCTATTGCAGAGATGTGAAGAATTAACTGATAAGATTGTAGCAAAATTTGGATTGAAAGGATCGAATGGAATAGATATAATAATCTCAGATCAATCTGATGAGATAAATATTATTGAAATAAACCCTCGATTTCAGGCATCCTTAGAATGCATTGAACGGTATTTGGGTGTAAACCTTGTAGATTTGCATCTAAAAGCCTGTAATCATGGGGAATTACCAACCAATCTAAATAGATCTCAATCAAAGTTTGTTGGAAGGACGATTCTATACGCCAAATCAAATATTAGAGTACTCAATCTTGTACAATTTGATTTCATAAGAGATATCCCTAGTTCAGGATCTGAGATTCCAGAGGGAGAACCTATATGTTCTGTAATTATTGGCTCTTCAAGTAGAGAAGAATGCTTACAAGAAACAAAGAATTATGCTAAAATGATCTATGATGGGGCAATTCAATGA
- the cofD gene encoding 2-phospho-L-lactate transferase — MIVALAGGVGAARFIEGLARVHPEERITIIVNTGDDIELYGLHISPDVDIITYTLAGIVDKKKGWGIEGDSFNFLNMLKDYGIDTWFNIGDRDLATHIVRTDFLRKGLTLSEATERLCKLLNLKVRILPMSNEKFQTRIITDRGNIHFQEYLVKRSSKDQVRDILFEGKKKAKPTPGVIESILNAELIIICPSNPLVSIRTILSVDGIEKALKETKAKTISITPLIGGSPIKGPLDKLMKGMGLEVSSFSIANMYKDFIDAFVLDVTDRHLKDKIESLRMDVYVIDTLMKGLKEKMRIAENILRIGEELKREE; from the coding sequence ATGATAGTAGCTTTGGCAGGCGGTGTAGGTGCAGCGAGATTTATTGAAGGATTGGCCAGAGTACACCCAGAAGAAAGAATAACAATAATTGTCAATACTGGAGATGATATCGAACTATACGGCTTACATATATCACCAGATGTCGATATTATTACATACACACTAGCTGGTATTGTAGATAAAAAGAAAGGATGGGGCATTGAAGGCGATAGCTTCAATTTTCTTAATATGTTAAAGGATTACGGCATCGATACTTGGTTTAATATAGGGGATAGAGATCTAGCAACGCATATAGTAAGAACCGATTTTCTTAGGAAAGGACTAACTCTTTCTGAAGCTACAGAACGTCTATGTAAATTGTTGAATTTGAAAGTTAGAATCCTCCCTATGTCCAATGAAAAATTCCAAACAAGGATTATTACAGATAGAGGAAATATACATTTCCAAGAATATCTTGTTAAGAGATCATCAAAAGATCAAGTTCGTGATATTTTATTTGAGGGTAAGAAAAAGGCCAAACCGACTCCAGGTGTAATTGAATCTATATTGAACGCAGAATTGATAATCATATGCCCAAGCAATCCACTTGTAAGCATAAGAACGATACTTTCTGTTGATGGAATTGAAAAAGCACTTAAAGAGACTAAAGCAAAAACCATCTCTATAACACCATTAATAGGAGGTTCCCCTATCAAAGGGCCTCTTGATAAGCTGATGAAGGGAATGGGTTTAGAAGTATCGTCATTTTCAATTGCAAACATGTATAAGGATTTTATTGATGCTTTTGTTTTGGATGTAACTGATCGACACTTGAAAGATAAAATAGAATCACTCAGAATGGATGTTTACGTGATCGATACCCTGATGAAAGGATTAAAAGAAAAGATGCGAATCGCGGAAAATATATTAAGAATTGGTGAGGAACTAAAGAGAGAGGAATAA
- a CDS encoding nitroreductase family protein, with amino-acid sequence MQDLFRKRRSIRKYSQKKISDKKIQNILNVAMWAPSAHNAQPWRFIIISKSDLKLKLAKTMAEKWENDLKSDRMDEKIRKVLISQSIRKFTEPPVLILVCLTMKDMHDYSDRRNEAEYTMAIQSVAAAIENILLAAKIEGLGSCWYCAPLFCKDLIREILKIPSNIEPQALIAIGYAEEEPLQTSRKDLEEISYLNYWGNKL; translated from the coding sequence AAAAGATCTCAGATAAAAAAATTCAAAATATATTAAATGTTGCTATGTGGGCACCTTCAGCACACAACGCGCAACCTTGGCGCTTTATAATTATTTCAAAATCTGATCTTAAACTAAAGTTAGCTAAGACCATGGCTGAAAAATGGGAAAACGATCTTAAATCAGATAGGATGGATGAAAAAATTCGTAAAGTGCTAATTAGCCAATCAATAAGAAAATTTACAGAACCTCCAGTTTTGATTTTAGTTTGTTTAACAATGAAAGACATGCATGATTACAGTGATAGAAGAAATGAAGCTGAATATACTATGGCCATTCAAAGCGTAGCTGCAGCTATTGAGAATATACTTTTAGCAGCTAAAATTGAAGGTCTAGGTTCTTGTTGGTATTGTGCTCCCCTCTTCTGTAAAGATTTGATAAGAGAGATTCTGAAAATTCCTTCTAATATAGAACCTCAAGCTTTGATAGCTATCGGTTATGCAGAGGAAGAACCTTTGCAAACCTCCAGAAAGGATCTGGAGGAAATCAGTTATCTGAATTACTGGGGAAATAAATTATGA
- the cofC gene encoding 2-phospho-L-lactate guanylyltransferase → MIIPVKDLKHSKSRLSSCLSPEERRYLTLAMFKDVLNSANESNIEEIVAISNDNTVLKTAKHFGAKTLKEKEQRGINYAIQNGIDYCVKKGANSILINPADMPLIKRSDLNRIIGLNKPPGVVLVPSHRFDGTNIMMLDPPNAIPVRYGMNSPRFHLREALVKGIYPKVLKIPNVSLDIDSPQDLFYLSKRDMNANTKEFLLENEILSKLAHYL, encoded by the coding sequence ATGATAATTCCTGTAAAGGATCTTAAACACTCAAAAAGTAGACTTTCTTCTTGCTTAAGTCCAGAAGAAAGAAGATATCTGACATTAGCTATGTTTAAAGACGTCTTAAATTCAGCAAATGAATCTAATATTGAAGAGATTGTAGCAATTAGTAATGATAATACGGTTCTCAAAACAGCAAAACATTTCGGTGCAAAAACACTGAAGGAAAAAGAACAAAGAGGGATAAATTACGCGATCCAAAATGGTATAGATTATTGCGTGAAAAAAGGAGCAAATTCTATTCTTATTAATCCTGCTGATATGCCTTTAATAAAGAGAAGTGATTTGAATCGTATAATTGGTTTAAATAAACCACCAGGAGTAGTTTTAGTTCCTTCCCATAGATTTGATGGGACTAATATCATGATGCTTGATCCGCCAAACGCTATCCCTGTTAGGTATGGCATGAATAGCCCAAGATTTCATTTGAGAGAAGCATTGGTGAAAGGAATCTATCCAAAAGTTCTTAAGATCCCAAATGTATCGCTGGATATAGACTCCCCACAGGATCTTTTCTACCTTTCCAAACGAGATATGAATGCAAATACAAAAGAATTCCTGTTAGAAAATGAGATTCTATCCAAATTAGCACATTACTTGTGA